The stretch of DNA CGTCTTCAGGACCGAGCAGGCCCCGCAGGCCGCGCATCCCGCGCCCTGGTCGGCACCCGACATCCCGGCGTCGCGGAGCAGCCTCGCCACCGCCTCGCTGACGTAGGTCAGCAGCTCTCCGCTGGGCGCGGCGATCCCGTCGCGGGCGGCGAGGGTTCCCGCCATCGGCCGGAACGGGACGACGAACGGGTAGACCCCGCGCTCGATGAGCCCGGCCGCACCGGCGATCAGCTCATCGGGGTCTTCACCCAGCCCGACCAGCAGGTAGGTGGAGACCCGATTGTGGCCGAACACCCGCACGGCCTCGTCCCAGGCAGCTTCGTACTCAGCCAGGGGCACCTGCGACTTGCCGGGCATCCAGCGCTTCCGCACCTGCTCGTCCAGCGCCTCGACGTGGATGCCGATCGCGGTGGCACCGGCGTCGCGGAGCTCGGTGATCCAGCGCAGGTCGCCGGGTGGTTCGCACTGGACCTGGATCGGCAGCCCCGGCACGGCCTCCAGCACCGCGCGCACCGATCGCACCAGGTTGCGCGCGCCCCGGTCGGGCCCGGTGGTGGTGCCCGTGGTCATCACCATCTGCCGCACGCCGTCGAGCCGGACGGCGGCCTCGGCGACCTCGGCCAGCTGCGCCGGGGTCTTGGCCGCCACCGTCGCACCATCGCGCAAGGACTCCTCGACGGTGCAGAACCGGCAGCGATCGGATTCGGCGTAGCGGATGCAGGTCTGCACCACCGTCGTGGCGAGCACGTCGGCACCGTGCAGTCGGGCGATCTGCTCGTAGCGGACACCGTCCGCCGTGGTCAGGCCGTAGAACTTCGGCCGGTGCACCGGCAAGAGCTCGACCCCGGTGTCCTCCTCGCCCAGCCACACCCGGCCGTCGCGCACCGAGTACGGGCTGGCGGGGTTGGTGGGCAGCGCGGCGTTGGCGCCGTCGACGAGGACGTGCCCGTCGTCGCTGGGGCCCGCGCCCGCCGGCCGCGCCACCTCGGCGTCCAGCCGGATCCCGCGCAGAGCGAGCTCCGCACGGGTCGTGATCCGCACGTCCACGGCCGTGCTGTTGGGTGTCCGTTCGGTACCAACGCTCACGACACACCTCCACGAGAAAACGTCGGCGCTCGCTGCGAGGCGGCCTCTCTCCGGGTTCCGCCTCGCAGCGCACGCGGGGAACCTCAGAGCTGGTAGGTGGAGTTGATGATCGCGCCCTTGCGGGCGTAGTGGATGATCGCGTCCTGCACGTCCAGCGGGTGGGTCGGGATGACGCCCTCGATGAGGTCTTCCTCCCGGGCTCCGTGCAGGGACAGGCCGAACCGGCAGCAGTACACCTTGCCGCCTTCGGCGATAAAGGACTTCAGCTGGTTGTTGATGTTGTGCTCACCGGGGAACGCGGAGTTGCCCGTGGTCGGGAATCCGCGGGTGGCCAGGCAGTTCAGCGAGCCGGGCCCGTAGAAGTAGACGGCCGACTCGAATCCCTTGCGCAGCGCGCGGGTCGCCTGCAGCACGGCCACGAAGCTCACCGACGACTCGTGCGCGATGCCGTGCACGAGGGTGAAGTAGGTTTCGCCGTTCTCCGCCTCGTAGTCGGGGAAGACCTTGGTCGACCCGTAGATGCTGGAGCCCTCCGGCAGCGACGGGTGCGGGATCTCCTCGCGGGACTTCTGCTCGACGTCGGTGAGATCAACGGCCTCGGACATGGTTCGTCTCCTCCGGTTTCGGGGTTGTCAGTCGTAGAGCGCGGCGAAGGTCTCGCGGAACACGAGTTCGCCGAGTTCGCCGTCGCCTGCCGCGGCGCGCATCCGCGCGTACTCGCCGGGGAAGTCGCCCCACGGCTGGTCGCTGGCGAAGAGCACCCGGTCGTGACCGATGCCGCGGTGCTCGATCTCCCGAGCAAGCCAGTGCGGGGCGAACCCGATGGCCCAGGAGAGGTCGGTGTAGACGTGCTTGCCCGCGGTGATCCAGTCGAAGAACCGGGACCCGACGAGCTTGATGTGGCCGCTCATCCCGCCGCCGAAGTGCACCAGGTGCACCCGCACCCGGTCGGCGTAGCGGTCGACGAGCGTGCCGACCTGGTCGATGTCCGAGGCCGCGCCCGGCGAGGTGTGCACGTGCACCACCAGGCCGTGGCGTTCGGCGACGGCGAAGATCTCGTCCAGCTGCGGCAGGCACTCCGGCGCGGTGGGCGAGCCGCCGAGCAGGAAGCTCAGCTTCAGCGCACGAACGCCGCTCTCCCCCGCCAGGGCCAGCGCTTTCGCGGTCCGCTCGCGGTCCTCCGGCCGGGCCGAGACCCACAGCCCGGCGCGCACCCGGTCGTCGCGCTGCGCGGCTTCGAGGACGAGTTCGTTGTGGGCGAAGGCGACGTCGGGGTCCGGCACGCCGTAGTTCGGCAGCACCAGGGCCCGTTCGGTGCCCTCCGCGTCGAGGTCGGCCAGCAGCCCGTCGACCGTGGCTCGAGCCGTGGTGTCGGGGTTGACCGCGGGCCCGCCGTAGAAGGGGTGGGCGGGCAGCGCGCCGAGATGCCGGTGGGCGTCGAATACCAGTCTGGTCACCGTGGGGTCCTCAGCTCATCAGGGGTTCGGCCGACAGCGACGGCGGCGGGCCGGTCAAAGTGCCGCACACGTCGGTGATCCGGCGCGCGGCGTCGATGCGCTCGGCGAGGTAGCGCGCGTCCCGGCCGACGCCCTCCATCCGCCCGGAGCCCCAGGTGTACTGCCAGGGCAGCCCGAGGAAGTACAAGCCGGGAGCGCTGGTCACCCCGCGCCAGTGCGTGGGGTAGCCCCGGCCGTCGAAGACCGGCACCTCGATCCAGGTGTAGTCCGGCCGGAACCCGGTGGCGAAGATGACCGAGGTGATCCCGGCCGCCGCGAGGTCCAGCTCGCGCGGGTGCTCCGGTCCGGGCTCCCACACCGGCACGTACCGCGGCTCTTCGGGAGCGTCGATGCCGCGAGCGGCGATGTGGGCGTCGATGGCGTCCTTGATGGACTCCATCACCTGGTCCGCGTGGTCCAAGTTGGACGCCAGGTCGCCGGCGAAGCTCGCCGTGCCGCCGCGGATGTCGTCCAACCGGCCGTGGAGCCGCATCCCGTCGGCGGCGAAGGCGCGCAGGTCGATGTCGCGTCCGCCGTCGCGGCCGGTGACGTAGTGGTTGACCCGGCCGCGCACCTGAGCCGGATCGGCGAACTCGTCGATGCTCTTGGCGTAGTGGCCCATGTCCTCCAGCCACGCCACGCAGTCGCGGCCCCGGTAGAACCGCGCGACCCGGGGAGCGTTGCCGACGGCCAGGTGCACGCGCCGCCCGGCCAGGTGCAGGTCTTCGGCGATCTGTGCGCCGGACTGACCACTGCCCACCACCAGTACCTCACCCGGTGGCAACGCCTCGGAGCTATGGTAGTCCGCCGAGTGCAGTTGCGTGATCCCGGCTGGGATCCGTTCGGCGATGCGCGGGGTGCTGGGCACGTGATACGCACCGGTGGCGACCACGACCTGCTCGGCGCTGAGCCTGCCCGCGGTCGTGTCAAGCACGAACGTGCCCGCATCGGTGCGCCGCAACCGGGTCGCTTTCACCCCTTCGACCAGCGGCGGGTCGAAGAGCTCGGCGTAGCGTTCGAGGTAGGACACGATCTCGTCGCGCACCATGAACCCGTCCGGGTCCGGCCCCTTGTACGGAAATCCGGGCAGTGCGCACTGCCAGTTCGGCGTGACCAGGCAGAACGACTCCCACCGGCGGGTCCGCCAGTCATGCCCGAGCCGGTTCGCCTCGAGCACCACGTGCCGGATCCCGCGCTCCCGCAAACAGTAGCTGGCCGACAGGCCCGCCTGACCACCGCCGACGACCACGACCGGATAATGCGTGTCGGTGACGGTCATCGTTGCCTCGTGAACTGGTCTCCAACGCACTCCCGGTCACCGGATGTGACGCCACGGGTCACCGGAGAGTAGTGTTTTCGGACCGCGTCGTGAGTTCGAGGTTCGAGACGATCGCTCATTGCCATGGGTGCTCCAATTGCAGGGGATCGAGGGGGTGCCGCGGCGCTGCTGCGAGAACCATTCCAGCCGCCAGTCGTTTCCGAGCGAAGACATCGAGAATAAGGGACTGTTTCGTCGCGCACGTCATGATTTCGGCGATGTTGCCGCGCGAGTTAGGACACTAAGCCATATTGGGTTCAGGCGTAAAAGTGGCCGCAGCAGCCAACCGGTCTGACGCTGCTACCTCCAACCATGCGCATCGCTTCCCCGAACTTCACCGCAGGAATCAATAGTCCGGGTTTGGCTATCAACGAGACGAAGAGTCAGACGCCGCCTGCGTGCTCCCCGGGCCGGGAACTCCCGCCTGATTGCACTCACGTCTGACCTGAAAGACGACACAGAAGCCCGCGCCCGATTCCTCACCTCAGAGCGCCACTCCACGACAAGCGGCACCCTCCCGGCTTCTGGCCGCAGTGCACAACGGCCTCTCGACGGCAGAGTGCCTAGGGCTGCCCCCACAATGCCCGGAGACCAGTATCGGATATCCTGACCCGCGAGAATGACACACTCCCCACACGAATCACCTCTAGGTCACCGGGAAACTAGCGCGAGGCAGCCTCGACACGCACGCTCCTGCACAGCGATCCCGGCGACGGAGAATTGCACATCGGCAAGTTCCCCAGCGACGTTACATAATGGCTCGTTGCGGCGCCGACTGTGCGCCTTGCGGTGATCAGAATCCGTGTCCGTTCTTCGGGGCGCCCCCGGGCTGTTCACTGGGCCGGTCACCAGACCTTAAGCGGCAAACCCCTGCGCGCGCTGTTGTTGCAGGACAAGTGGGACTCGCCCGCCGGTCGAGGCAACCCAGCCTCGGCACCCCACGGGAACTTGTTGACGACTGTGGCGGGGAGCAGGAGGAGAGCAACTAGCCAACAATAGACGGCGGGATTGACCCATGGGCTCCGAATTCCCGATTCATCGCAATACTTCCCACTTTCCGCGCCACCACTTGCTCTCCTATTGCTGCTCTCTGTGTCACCCCTAATGCCTGATCGACAGAAATAGACATTCTAGCGAAACTCCAGCGGGATCTGGCTGCATGTCGAAAAATCTTGAAAAACGCCGCAGTTTCGACTTGGCACCAAGCATCGCCGGCGTTACGGTAGATACATCGGAACACGGGGGCAAAAACGGAGTTCCGAGAAGCTGATCACCGAGGGATCAAATGGGATTGGCACCCCGTTTATCCCGCGCAGCGGTAAACCCCGAAAGGGATACTCATGACTCTGGTTTCTGTTGAGGCTTGGCGTCGCGGTGACGGTCACCTGAGCGTCGATACGCAAGCGTGGATCGACGACAGGGGCACCTATGCCCCGGGGCTGACTGAGGATCTGCGCGCGTGGATGGACAGGAATAGTCACCGCTACGCAGACGATGATGCACTGATCGGGTGGGCGGTTGCCCGTACCGGCCAGGAGCCGTCCGGGTTGCATGGGGACGGGGCGCTTTGGGCGCGCATTTCCTGTTCAATTTCTCCGATCACCTGCTCGCCGACGACTTCGGGTTTGTCGTGTTCTCGGCGGGCTCGCTGGGCGATTTGATGGTCGTGGTGGCCGATGAGGTCGGCCGCTACGTCGCGCCGACCGTGCACCACTCGGCCGTCGAGATGACCGACTGGGCCGACTACTCGAACGCTGAGGGCGAGTGTGCGCGGGGGCACCGGTGGAGCACGAACGACACCGTGCACCTGCACGCGTGGGACAGCGCCGACGTCAACACCTACAGCGTGACGGACCTCGTGCGCGTGCCGTTCGACGACCGTTCCCGCGCCTATGTCGAGTGCCCGGCCTGCGGCAAATCCATCCGATTCGTCTGCGGCTTCTGACCGCGCGCGGCCGGCCCCGGGCGCACATGCGCACTCGCCCCGCGTGCGGCCGCTCCCTTCGTCGCTTCCGTTCTTCCGATCTTCCTTGTGAGGTGTGCTGTGTTCGTGCTGTCCGCCAATGGTGACATGATCTCCATCGATCACGACGACGCCGACTCGGTGATCAACCTGGAAAACGCCGCCGACGACACGGAATTCCGTTGCTCGGTGTGTGGCATTCCCGTCTACGACACCTCTGGCGGTTACGTCGATGAACGCGGCGAGTGGGCGTGCGAGGCCTCCGAGCCCGTTGGCGATCCGGACGTCGATGACGCGGCTGCGGAGGTTGTACGCGGCCCGCACCGCCCGCAGCGGGTGCCGCTGGCGTGGGTCAACGGTGCTGCGATTCGCACGGAGCCCGAGCAGGGCTCGGTCACCGTCTCGATCAACGTCGGGGACCCGCGCGGAGCGTTCACCTTTTCCGTGCGCCGCGTGCCCGATGATGCGCCCGCCAACGCCGGTCGGCTGGTCATGCACGTCCCGCATCCAGACGAGCCGCTCCAGCATGCGCCGCTGATCCCCGCGCATCCCGGAACGTACTGGGTCGGTTGACCTGTGGTCGGTGGCCGCCGTTGACCTGAGCAGCGTGTTGTCCAGCTCGGCTTGCGCGGCTGCTCGCTCGGCTTGGGCCGCGATCCGCTGCGAAGCCGACGGCGCAGTCGCGCTCGAAGGCACCGCCGTCTGCGCTGTCGTGCCCGCGGAGCAACTGGCCACCCGGACCAGCTTGCCGGTGACAGACGAGGACCGCGCCCGCCACGCTGCGCCCTGCGACCACCCCGGCACCGATCTCCGGTCGCGCCCCGCACGCTTTTTCGGGCATTCGGCCCGCCTGCCCGGACCGATGCTGTTGATGCTCGACCGACTCACCGCCTACTGGCCGGACGGCGGACCTGCCGGGCTCGGGCGGTTACGGGCGGATGCGACGTCCGTGCGGACGCCTGGTACTTCAAGGCGCACTTCTACGGGGACCCGGTACAGCCCGGATCGCTCGGCATCGAGGCGATGTCCCAGCTGCTGTCCTGCTACTTGGTCGAGCGTGGGATCGGTGACGGGTTCCACTTCGAACCTGTCGTACCCGCTTCCTGGAAATATCGCGGGCAGGTTCTGCCCTCCGACGAGCTGGTCACCGTCGAACTGGATGTAGTCGACGCTGAGTTGGGCCCCAATGGCGGGCATGCGGACACCGAGGGGTGGTTGTGGGTGGACGGCCGCAAGGTCTACCACGTGCCGCACCTGCGGGTTCGAGCAGTTCCCGGCACTCCCGTTTCACCGTCCATTGTAGACACCTCACTCGACCCCGGGGAGGACGAGTGGCTGACCGACCACTGCCCCACCTGGACCGTTCCCGCCCTGCCGTTGATGTCGACGGCCGACCTGCTCGCCAGCTCCGCCGCGGATCACAACGGCCGGCCGGTGCGGATGCTGCGCGATCTGAGCATGCAGCGGTGGGTCCCCGCCCCCGGCCCGGTCCGGTTCCGCACCACCTGCACCGGCCAGCGAGCACAGCTCGCGGTGTGGCACGAGGCAGGAACGCTTTCGAGGTTCGCACCAGTGGCCACCGCTGAGGTCGGCTTCGAACCACCGCCTCGCCCGGACCGCTTCGCCCCGCTGGCGGACTGCGCGGACGTTCCGGACCCGTACGCGAACGCTGATCTCTTCCATGGGCCGCACTTCCAGTACCTCGTGGCGCTGAAGACCGGCTCCAGCGGGGCCAGCGGCATCCTCGATGCCGAACGAGGCTCGGTCCCCCGAGGTGTGCTGCACCAAGGGCTGTTGGACGCCGCCCTGCACACCATCCCGCACAATGAGCTACACCTGTGGGAGCCGACCGTGGGTCCCGGCAGGCTGGCGTTCCCGCACCGGCTCAGCCACCTCGCGGTGTTCGATCCCCTGCCCGACTCCGGCGAGATCGAAGTCGAGGCCCGGTCCGCCGGGGTCGTGCCGGACGACCTCGTCGCGATTGACATCCAGATGTGCCGGGGAGAACGCGTGCTGGTCGCGTTCCGGACCGTGCTCATGCACATCCCGATCGGCGACCTGTCCTCCGTTTCCGGGTCGGATCGCCGCGCCTTCCTACGCGACGGCACTCCCGACACACGGCTCCTGCTGACCGGCCGGGACGGCGTCCTGCGCCGGCGTGACGTCGAGCGGATGGACGCGCTGCCGGGAACCGTCAACACCGTCTACGGCCTGCCCGCCGACACCCGCGCCTCAGAATGGCTGCCGCATATCGCCGCCAAGGACCACATCGCGCGAACCGCCGGAGTCCATCCGAGAACCGTCGAGATCACCAGCCTCGACCACGTCAGCTGGGACGAGGACTCCGCCACCGTGAGGACACCATGATCCTGATCACCGGAGCTTCCGGCGCCGTCGGCTCAGCCCTGCTGCGCGAATTCGACGGGTCCGAGGACATCATCGCGCTCACCCACCACAAACCAGTAGGCGTCGCGTCTGTACGCGGCGACGTGACCCGGCCCTGGCTCGGCCTTCACCCGTCCGACTACCGCGACCTCGCAGCCCGGGTCGACGTGGTGGTGCACTGCGCGGCGGCCGTGAACTTCTCCGCCTCGCACAAGCACCTCCACCGGGTCAACGTCATCGGCACCGGCAACGTGGTGCAGCTCGCCGAGGACGCCGGGGCCCGCCTGGTGCACGGCTCGACAGCGTTCGTCGACCGAGCCGGCGATGGCACGCCCTTCGACGCGTATGCAGCCACCAAAGCCTCCGGCGAGACCCTCGTCCGCGAGTCCGGCCTTCCTGCCAGCATCGCCCGCATCTCAACCGTGATCGGTGACTCGAGCACGGGCGACATCCCGCGTTTGCAAGCGTTCCACTACCTCCTCGGATTCGCCCTGTCCGGCCAGCTCCCCTTCCTACCGTGCACACCCGGGACCCGCGTCGACCTCGTCCCTCGGGACACCGTGGCCACCGCCCTGGCCGCTCTCGCCCGCGATCCCGAAGCACGCGGCGACTACTGGATCACCGCTGGACCGAGCGCCCTGCCGATGGAACGCATCATCGACATCGCCTGCGAGGCCTCGGCCGCTCGGGCCTCGCACGACGAGGACCTGCGCGACATCGACCAGACCGTCTTCCACACCCGACTCATCGACCCCGCCGTAGCCACCACGGTCATCAACGGTGTCCTCTCCCGGGCCTCCAGCTCAGCGGAGCCCAGCGTCATCCAGCGCGCCGCCGACCTCATGAGCGCCTTTGACGATGCCGACCCGTTCCCGACCTCACTCGGAATCCTCCCGTCGGGCCCGCCCAAGCCAACCACCCACTCCAACGAAACCGCGCTGCGCCACCAGATCGACCATCTTGCCGACCTGCCCCGGGACACGTGGGAGCTTTCGTGATCCACACCTGAGTTAAAAGTTCGCCGGTCACACAACGGCCCCGCAGATCCGGCGGGGCACATGAAAACCCATTGAACACGGTACGTCCGCTCGTCCTGGTTCCCCGGCGCGCTCCGCCGCGAACTCGATCCCGGACGATGGCCGCGACGCAATCACTCGATTCGATCCTCGGCCGAGCCGACGTCGGCGGTAAGGTCGCAGGCATGGAGACGAATCTTCGGTTCGGGGATGCCTCCCACTGGCACGGGGCCGAGTCCCCCTCGGACACGCGATGATCCCCTGGTCAATGAGTTGAGCAGGGGTTTTGTTGCACGCATGTTGCGGTATTCCCGATGATCGGGCTGTGACCTGGCGTTGCGTTCGTGGGGGTTTGACTTGACTCCCACCCGGACACTCGCACGGCCTCGTTGTGAGCACGCGGTGCGGTGCAGCGGAGAGAACCTAGGAGTTTGGGGCTCCTAGCCCGCCCCGGCACATGCGTGGGAGTACAGTCGATCTCTCGGTTTCGGGCGAATGTATCCTCGCCTCGCCGCCAAGCCCAGGCACTACGATCCGTAGTCGTTCGGTGCCACCCTCGGCATCACCTTGCGGTTCCCTCCGGGAACCGCCCTTCATCGAGGCCTGCCTCGGCTGCGGGTGCACGCGCTGATCGCCGGCCGTGATTGCGGTTCCCTCTGGGAACCGCCCTTCATCGAGGCCTGGCTGCCGCGCACTCGGCGCAGCTCGGGGATGGTGAGCTTGCGGTTCCCTCCGGGAACCGCCCTTCATAATCGCCCGCCCACGTAGCCGGAGGCGTAGGCCCGCTGCAGCACCAGAGGCAGCAGCCCGGGGAGGTCGACATCGACCCCGTTGGCGATCACCTGCCCGGAAACCGCATCGACCGGGTCACCGCCCTTGCCGTCACAGCCGCGGTTTCCGTCGGTGCGCTGCCCACCGACCCGGTCCCCGGAAACGTCGGGACCCTGGCGATCCGACCTGCCCCGCGAACCTGCGCCAGGAGCCGGCCCGGTGGTGTCGCCGGGGGTGTCGGCGTCGGCGGGTTCGGTGCCGCCGGGGCCGGTGTCGGGGGTGTCGGGGGTGTTTTTGGCGTGGGTGGAGCCGGTGGGGGCGGGGCTGTCGCCGCCGCGGAGTGCTCGGCGGAGGGCGGTGTGGATGTCGTCCCAGATGGTGCCGAGTTTGCTCAGCAGCGGGGAGAGTTTCTCCAGCGAGCGGGTCAGTTGCGTGATCAGGTCGGTGATCTTGGTGACCCAGCGGGAGATGAGGGTGACCGCGGAAGCGACCACGTGGGGGGTGGCGATGCCGAGGGTGCCGCCGAGTTCGGCGGCCCATTGGGGGATGCGGGCGATCAGGGTGGCCACACATTCGGAGACGAGTTCGCGCACGAGGAAGGGAAAGCGAGGGGCGCGAAACGGCAGTCGACGCGAAGCCCGTACGCGTACCACGAGCCTTCCATCTCGACGATGGAGCGTGCAGCATCGCTGACTTCACTTCCCTCCGGCATCTCCGGCAAACTCGAGGCCAGAGAGGCTGGCAGCCCCGCCAGCCCTCGAACGGTTCACAGCCGTCGGGACAGGCGGGACACCAGGCTTGCGCACTGCGCTAATCAGGCTCCGGCAACTCGATCCGTGTGGTCAGTGCACAACTCGCCCCTCGGACACATTGTTACCCCATAGGAAAGTGACATCCTCGTCGCTGGTCAGGCTCGGTCGGCTGTCACGACCGGGCCTTCCTGGGTGTAGATGATGACTATGTTGTTGTCGCGCAGGAACCGGGCGAGTCCGTCAGCACCGCGCGCGGACGGCGGCGCCGGACAGGCCATGGCCGAGTTCGTCATCGTGGCCGCCACCTCTACTAACAGGTGGTCTTCGCGGACATAGAGGTTCTTCGGCTCACCCGGCGGGCGGTTCCGGGTGCTGGTATGCCATGACGGCATCGATACCCGGGACGACGGTGCGCCCAGTGCGAGTCCATCCGACGCCGACACAGCCCGCACCGCACCAGCCCCGCAAGCAGGTAGACGCGGGCGCTGCCGGATACGGCGCCGCGTGTGGCTCGCATGTGTTGCACGGCGACGAAATCGGCCTCGCTGACCAACGCCGCATGCGTCGGCCGACTCGAGATCACCCACTGCTGCGGGCTGCTCCACCCCTGCAGCGACGGATCTTCCTCACCGGTGCCGCGGCGAGTGTGCTGCCGATTCCACACCTGACGGCCCGTATACCGCGGGTTGGATAGGATCGAGGTCACCGTCGGAACCCTCCAGCCCTGACCACAGCGACGCGGATTCCGCCCCGGATCCAGCACGGACGGACACGGCACCTGCCGATCATTGAGCGCCCGGGCGATACCCGCGATGCTCACGCCCGCCCGGCGCTGCGCGAACATCCACCGCACATGCGGTGCCGTGCCGGGATCCGGCTCCAGCCCGATGCAGTCGCCGACCCCACCGCGCCTGCGCCCGATTCGGATGCGGGCCAGCATCAACGAGGCGATACCCATACGGCGGCCGACCACCGAGATACCGACCCTGCTCCCGGGTTTGCGCGCACATCGCCGCCAACACCCGCTGCCGGGACCTAAAGCACCTCACGCTGCGACTGAGCACCCAACATCGTCATCAACGCCTGATGCCGCGGATCAGCAGCGTCGAACCGCCCACCCGCCTCCGGCAACCACACCTGCACACCACAACGCTCGAACAACGGAAGCAAACGAGCGAACTGATCATCAGTGAACGCACGCTCATACTCACCAACGACGACCGCATCGAACCCACGATCCTCCGCCTCGATCGCCGCCAACAGTGCAGCCGCACTCCGACGCCGCGCCCACGGCACCCGCCGAGAACACCCAGCGTCGAAATACTCCGCAACCACCACCCCATACCCGCCAATCGTGTGTTCCGCCGCATCCCGCTGCCACGCCGCCGACGTCACCCCATGCTGATGACGACACGTCGACGTACGGCCATAGAACGCAAACCGCAACCCATCAACATCCGAAGACACACACCCCGCCGGTCGACGACCGGAACGCTCCGCCCACTCCCCCAACAGATCCTGCTGCAGATCCTGCTGCCCGAACACCGCCACACCGATCACCCCACCGGACGCCACGTTTCCGGCGAGACGACAAGACCAGAACCCCAGTGACGCCAAGCAGACCGCGACCACTCGTTCAGCCCAACCACCACGCACAGAGTCAGCACACCGATCACAGACTCCGTAGCCTCCCTCGACGCCTCGGATCCTGGTGCTCCACCGTCGACGTGCGCCCATAGAAACGCGAACCGCAAAGCACCCTTGCCCCGATCACCGGGTCGCACGGCCCATGTGTAGGCGTTAAAGCCAGCCCGCAGACGCATCCTGCTCCCGCTGCCGCAGTCGCTCATCAACACCTTGCTCAGCTCGTATACGCCCGACCAACGAGACGTGCACCTTCATCTACTAACGACGTTCGAACGCGAACTACCAAGACATCCCAACGTCGCTTCCCCGGGAGGCGTCGAACAGGACCGCGCCTACACCTTCGGTCAGTCAGCGGGTCGCCTCACTCGGTTCCGACCGGTCGGGCACCATCCAACCTGCGTCGCAGGTGCGACATGAGGCTCAACGCATCCAAGCAGTCGTGGTGAGTAATGACGTCTAGTTCTCTGATCGTCTCCAGCGGCTCGTGCGAGAGTGGGTTCCGGAAGGCAGACCAGATCGCTTTAGCCAGATCCCGCTGCCCGTTCTCCAGGTTGTTCGCCGATTCACCCGAGATTGCAGGATCGCCTGCCCTGAAGGACTGGGCGAACTGGACCGGCTTCCCCTCGCCGAGCGCCTTGCCGAAGAGCGAGCTCTCGCTCTCGTTCCGCATGTCGGCCACAACTCGCAGATCCGCAACATATGCCTTGCAACCTTCAACGAGGGCTTGGTGGTAG from Saccharopolyspora sp. SCSIO 74807 encodes:
- a CDS encoding MSMEG_0568 family radical SAM protein — encoded protein: MSVGTERTPNSTAVDVRITTRAELALRGIRLDAEVARPAGAGPSDDGHVLVDGANAALPTNPASPYSVRDGRVWLGEEDTGVELLPVHRPKFYGLTTADGVRYEQIARLHGADVLATTVVQTCIRYAESDRCRFCTVEESLRDGATVAAKTPAQLAEVAEAAVRLDGVRQMVMTTGTTTGPDRGARNLVRSVRAVLEAVPGLPIQVQCEPPGDLRWITELRDAGATAIGIHVEALDEQVRKRWMPGKSQVPLAEYEAAWDEAVRVFGHNRVSTYLLVGLGEDPDELIAGAAGLIERGVYPFVVPFRPMAGTLAARDGIAAPSGELLTYVSEAVARLLRDAGMSGADQGAGCAACGACSVLKTAGG
- a CDS encoding MSMEG_0572/Sll0783 family nitrogen starvation response protein; its protein translation is MSEAVDLTDVEQKSREEIPHPSLPEGSSIYGSTKVFPDYEAENGETYFTLVHGIAHESSVSFVAVLQATRALRKGFESAVYFYGPGSLNCLATRGFPTTGNSAFPGEHNINNQLKSFIAEGGKVYCCRFGLSLHGAREEDLIEGVIPTHPLDVQDAIIHYARKGAIINSTYQL
- a CDS encoding amidohydrolase family protein, whose translation is MTRLVFDAHRHLGALPAHPFYGGPAVNPDTTARATVDGLLADLDAEGTERALVLPNYGVPDPDVAFAHNELVLEAAQRDDRVRAGLWVSARPEDRERTAKALALAGESGVRALKLSFLLGGSPTAPECLPQLDEIFAVAERHGLVVHVHTSPGAASDIDQVGTLVDRYADRVRVHLVHFGGGMSGHIKLVGSRFFDWITAGKHVYTDLSWAIGFAPHWLAREIEHRGIGHDRVLFASDQPWGDFPGEYARMRAAAGDGELGELVFRETFAALYD
- a CDS encoding MSMEG_0569 family flavin-dependent oxidoreductase, producing MTVTDTHYPVVVVGGGQAGLSASYCLRERGIRHVVLEANRLGHDWRTRRWESFCLVTPNWQCALPGFPYKGPDPDGFMVRDEIVSYLERYAELFDPPLVEGVKATRLRRTDAGTFVLDTTAGRLSAEQVVVATGAYHVPSTPRIAERIPAGITQLHSADYHSSEALPPGEVLVVGSGQSGAQIAEDLHLAGRRVHLAVGNAPRVARFYRGRDCVAWLEDMGHYAKSIDEFADPAQVRGRVNHYVTGRDGGRDIDLRAFAADGMRLHGRLDDIRGGTASFAGDLASNLDHADQVMESIKDAIDAHIAARGIDAPEEPRYVPVWEPGPEHPRELDLAAAGITSVIFATGFRPDYTWIEVPVFDGRGYPTHWRGVTSAPGLYFLGLPWQYTWGSGRMEGVGRDARYLAERIDAARRITDVCGTLTGPPPSLSAEPLMS
- a CDS encoding SDR family oxidoreductase; this encodes MILITGASGAVGSALLREFDGSEDIIALTHHKPVGVASVRGDVTRPWLGLHPSDYRDLAARVDVVVHCAAAVNFSASHKHLHRVNVIGTGNVVQLAEDAGARLVHGSTAFVDRAGDGTPFDAYAATKASGETLVRESGLPASIARISTVIGDSSTGDIPRLQAFHYLLGFALSGQLPFLPCTPGTRVDLVPRDTVATALAALARDPEARGDYWITAGPSALPMERIIDIACEASAARASHDEDLRDIDQTVFHTRLIDPAVATTVINGVLSRASSSAEPSVIQRAADLMSAFDDADPFPTSLGILPSGPPKPTTHSNETALRHQIDHLADLPRDTWELS
- a CDS encoding DUF6531 domain-containing protein gives rise to the protein MATLIARIPQWAAELGGTLGIATPHVVASAVTLISRWVTKITDLITQLTRSLEKLSPLLSKLGTIWDDIHTALRRALRGGDSPAPTGSTHAKNTPDTPDTGPGGTEPADADTPGDTTGPAPGAGSRGRSDRQGPDVSGDRVGGQRTDGNRGCDGKGGDPVDAVSGQVIANGVDVDLPGLLPLVLQRAYASGYVGGRL
- a CDS encoding recombinase family protein; this translates as MGIASLMLARIRIGRRRGGVGDCIGLEPDPGTAPHVRWMFAQRRAGVSIAGIARALNDRQVPCPSVLDPGRNPRRCGQGWRVPTVTSILSNPRYTGRQVWNRQHTRRGTGEEDPSLQGWSSPQQWVISSRPTHAALVSEADFVAVQHMRATRGAVSGSARVYLLAGLVRCGLCRRRMDSHWAHRRPGYRCRHGIPAPGTARRVSRRTSMSAKTTC
- a CDS encoding recombinase family protein — encoded protein: MAVFGQQDLQQDLLGEWAERSGRRPAGCVSSDVDGLRFAFYGRTSTCRHQHGVTSAAWQRDAAEHTIGGYGVVVAEYFDAGCSRRVPWARRRSAAALLAAIEAEDRGFDAVVVGEYERAFTDDQFARLLPLFERCGVQVWLPEAGGRFDAADPRHQALMTMLGAQSQREVL